The nucleotide window TGTAATACATCTATTCGGTATTTCCACTCCGAGGCCGTCACTCGCGCGAAAGTTGCATCCCACGAGAGACGACGTACAGCAGAACGATACCGGAACCGACTGCGAGGATGAATTGACCAATTAACGTAAACAGCACGTCAATTATCGAGTAACCACCCAGCAGAAACGCTATCGAGAACGGAACGAGTGCAATCGCCGCAAACAGTCCAATCAGCTTGGCGAGCGGTGCTGCTTCGACAAGAAGTTGCGTCGTGTCTATCGTACCAGTTCCACGGTCGAAGAACGGAGGGGAGGGTGACATCTTTCGTGCGGTTATGATTCTAAACCTATAAATATTCACTAACAGATAGCAAATCGAGAACTGCACATCGACATCATCTACATTCCAGAAATTCCGCCGAAAAGGTAAGCGTTACAGAACAAATCGAATGGTAACTGTGAAAATAGTTCAGACAAGCCGAATCAAGTGCGAAAAACGGGGACAGAACGATAACCCTCCTCGCCCGAGATAGAGACAGGATGACGAACCGCATCACGGTGTCGCTCGACGACGACGCACAGACGGCGCTCGACAACCTCGTCAATCAGACCGGCAAGGCCCAGAGCGAACTCGTCAGACAGGCGCTCACCTTCTACGCGGCGAACTACGACGCGGCGACGGCGGACGCCGGGGAGAATTTGGAAGCCTACCACCAGATGCTGTCGAGCGGCGAGCACGTCCTGCTGGACGTGGATTTCCTCCACTGTTTTCTGGATTATGTGGAAGACGAGACGGGCGAACCGAATCGGGCGTTCTTAGAGCAGGCCGACAAAGTGTCCGAATACCACGCCCGCGAGTACGTAAACCGGTTCGACAGCCTCGGCGAACTACTCGATTGGCTGTCGCTGTGCGGGTTTTTGACGGTTCGGGCGACGGAGGGAGACACCTACCACGTCGTATTCCCGACCGAGTCGGTGAAATGGTTCATGATGCGATTCATCGAGTTGAGTACGGCCCGACTGCCGTTCGAACTCGAAATCGAAGAGGGAGTTTCGAAGGTGCTCATCACGGAAGTTCGAGACGACTGAGGGAAAATTGGGAGACTGGAATCAGAAGGGGAAGGGAGACAGAATTTGACACTGTGTGAATACCACATACGATTTCATACTACTTCACAACGACCACATAACGGTGTAGACAGCAGTACACGGCGTTCTTAGAAGGGTTTTAAGTCCAAATCGTGGGTTGAGACACCATAGCACGTCAACAACCATGAACATTATAGGTAAACTACAATCCATCGGCCCGGGTGCAATGGTCGCAGCGGCGTTCATCGGCCCCGGAACCGTGACGACCGCGAGCGTGACGGGGGCGGAGTTCGGCTACGCTCTCGTCTGGACAATCGTGTTTTCCATCGTCGCAACCATCGTGTTACAGGAGATGAGCGCCCGTCTCGGCGTCGTCTCGCGCAACGGACTTGGCGAAGCGCTCAAAGAGCAGTTCGACAACCCCGTTCTCTCGACCGTCAGCATCGCGCTCGTGGTGAGCGCAATCGGCGTCGGAACCGCGGCCTACGAAACCGGGAACATCCTCGGCGGGGCCGCCGGACTCGCCGGAATCACGGGTATCAGCGCGAACATCTGGGGGCCGCTGATGGGACTCTGTGCTGGCGTGCTGTTGTGGACTGGCCGGTACAAACTCATCGAGAAGGCTCTCGTCGGACTCGTGGCGATCATGGCCGTCGCGTTCGTCGTCAACGCGATACTCATCGATCCCGACCTCAACGCGCTGGCGATGGGATTCGTTCCGAGCGTTCCCGAAGGTTCTATCTTCCTCATCACGGGTCTCATCGGAACCACCGTCGTCGGCTACAATCTGTTCTTGCACGCCGGGAGCGTGCAAGAACGCTGGGCTGGGCCGAACGAGTTGGGCGAATCGCGCGCCGACACGATACTCTCGATTTTCATCGGTGGCGGCATCACCATTGCCATCCTCGTCACCGCGGCGGCGGCATTCCCCGCCGGTACCGAAATCAGCGACGTGAGTCGGATGGCGGAACAAATCGAACCGCTCGCGGGGACGCAGGCGACGGTTCTGTTCAGCATCGGCCTGTTTGCCGCCGGATTCACGAGCGCGACGACCGCGCCGCTGGCCGGAGCCTACGCCACCGCTGGCGCGCTCGGGTGGGACACCGACCTCAAATCGACGAAGTTCCGTGCAGTCTGGGGTTCAATTTTGCTCATCGGCATCGTCTTCTCTGCCCTCGGCCTCAAACCCGTGGAGGCAATCGTCTTCGCGCAAGTTGCAAACGGAATCCTTCTTCCCATCGTCGCCGTCTTCCTCATTTACGTGATGAACGACCGCGACATCCTCGGGGAGTACGTGAACAGCACCGCACAGAACGTCATCGGCGTGGTCGTCACCCTCGTCGTCGTTTGGTTGGGACTCCGCTCGCTCTACGGCGTCGGGCAGAGTTTGGGGGTGTTCTGAATGGCCGGGAACACCCGCGTCGGCGTGGACGTCGGCGGCACGTTCACCGACGTGGTTCTCCTTCCGCCGGACGACGAACTCGTGACGGCGAAAGTTCCGAGCACGGACGACCAGAGCGTCGGCGTCATCTCGGGCATCGAAAAGGCCTGCGAGGAGGCCGGAATGGACCCGAGAGACGTGGACGCCTTTACTCACGCGATGACGGTTTCCGTCAACGCCCTGCTGGAAGAGAACGGTGCGAAAACGGCACTTGTGACTACTGAAGGATTCCGCGACGTGCTGGAAATCGGGCGACAGGCCCGACCCGACCTGTACGACGTGAACGTGGACAAACCCGGGCCGCTCGTTCCACGGCGGCGCAGGTTCGAGGTTTCGGAGCGAACCGCAATCGACGGCGTCCGAGTCGCTCCCGACGAGGACGAGGTTCGGCAAGTCGCCGAAAACATCCGCGACTGCGGCGCAGAAAGCGTCGCAGTCGCGTTTTTACACGCCTACCAACATCCGGAAAACGAGCAGGCAATCACAGACGTCCTTCGTGAAGAACTCGACATTCCCGTCTCCGCGTCGCACGAAGTGCTCGCGGAGTTCCGCGAGTACGAACGAACTTCCACGACGGTCGTGGACGCCTACGTCACGCCAGCAATCGACGCCTACATCGGTCGATTGGAGGAGCGCGCCGAAACCCTCGGCGTGCCGGTTCCGCGAATCATGCAAGCCAACGGTGGCATCGCCCCGGCGAAAACCGTCCGCGAACACGCCGTCACGACGACGATGTCCGGCCCCGCCGGGGGCGTCGTCGGCGCGGCGGAGACGGCAAATCAGCGTACGCTCGACGGCTTGGTCACCTTCGACATGGGCGGAACGTCGAGCGACGTGAGCCTCGTCCGCGACGGCGAGGTCGAGCGAACGACGAACGCCGAAATCAACGGTCGGCCAATCAAAACGCCGATGGTTGACGTGAACACGGTCGGCGCTGGCGGCGGGTCGATTGCGTGGGTGGACGCGGGCGGCGCGCTCCGGGTCGGCCCGCAGTCGTCCGGCGCGAATCCCGGCCCGGCCTGCTACGGGCGCGGTGGAACGAAACCGACGGTCACGGATGCGAACGTCGTCCTCGGCTACATCGGCGGGAGTTCGGCGCTCGGTGGCGAACTCGAACTGGACGAGGAGGCGGCCCACGACGCGCTTTCCCGACTTGCTGACGAAGCAGGACTGGACAGCGCACTCGACGCCGCACGCGGCGTCTTCCGGGTCGCAAACGCGAACATGACACGGGCAATTCGGGCCGTAACCGTCGAACGCGGCCACGACCCGCGTGGGTTCGGACTCGTCGCGTTCGGCGGGGCGGGGCCGATGCACGCCGCCGCGCTCGCAGACGGGTTGGACATGGACTCGGTCGTCGTCCCCCACGCCTGCGGCGTCTTGTCGGCCTACGGCCTCCTCGCCGCCGACGAAAAACACGATTCGGTCAGAACCCTGCGAAGTCAGCTTTCGGGAATCACGTTGGAGTCGGTCGAATCGACCTACGACGAACTCACGGCGGACGTGCTTTCGGACGTTGAGAACCCGAACGACGCGGTGGTTCAGCGGGCGGCAGACCTGCGCTACGTCGGCCAGAGCTTCGAACTCACGGTTCCCGTCGGGGAATCGTTCGATGCGGAAGCGGTCGCGGAGCGATTCCGCGAGGCGCACGAGAACGCCTACGGCTACACGATGGACGACCCGATAGAGCTGGTGAACCTGCGGGCCACGGCGGTCGTGGAGCGCGAATCGCTCTCCGTTTCCTACCGAACTGCGGGCGAAGCCAGAAACGGAACCCGCGAGGTCTTTTTCGGCGACGAGTTCCACGAAACGGCGGTTTTCGACCGCGTTGGACTCGAAGAAGGGACGACAATTGACGGCCCCGCAATCCTCGAACAGAACGAAAGCACCGTCGTCGTTCCCCCGGCGTGGTCGGGAACAGTGCAAGCCGATGGCACGCTCGTGCTGTCGGGAGGTGAGGACGAATGAGCGAAAGAGAATCAACGGAGGACATCGACCCAGTGACGCTCGAAATCATGCGCAACCAGTTCGAGGGTGTCGCCGAGGAGATGGGCCAAGTGCTCATCACCTCGTCGTACTCGCCGAACATCAAGGAGCGACGAGACTGCTCTACGGCCCTCTTCGACGAATCGGGCCGTCTGGTCGCGCAGGCCGAACACATCCCGGTTCACCTCGGCGCGATGCCCGCGGCGGTGACGACGGTGCTCGAATACGACCCGAAACCCGGCGACGTGTTCGTGCTGAACGACCCATTCGAGGGCGGCACGCACCTCCCCGACGTGACGATGGTGTCGCCGATTGCCATCGACGGGGAGATCCTTGGCTATGCGGTTTCCCGCGCACATCACGCCGACGTGGGTGGGATGACCCCCGGAAGCATGCCCGCCGGGGCGCGCGAAATCTATCAGGAGGGCATCCGACTGCCGCCGGTTCGACTCGTCAAAAGTGGCGACGTGAACGACGACGTGATGAGCCTCCTGCTCGCAAACGTCCGGAATCCGGGCGAGCGCAAGGCGGACATCCGCGCGCAAATCGCGGCCAACGAACGAGCGGAAAAACGACTCGGCGACCTCGTGGAAGAGCACGGAAAAGGCCGCGTCGTCGCGGCCTTTTCCGCCGTGATGAACTACTCGCGCGACCGCATCAGCGCGGAACTCGCCGACCTGCCGGACGGCGAGTTCCATGCGAGGGACGTGATGGAAGGGGATGGGGTAACTGACCACGAAATCCCAATCGAAGTCGCTGTGACGGTCGATGGCGACCGAATCGAGGTCGATTTCGCCGGAACCGCAGAACAGGTCGCCGGAAACGTGAACGCGCCGCTGGCAGTGGCAAAGAGCGCGGTGTATTTCGTCATCCGGTGCGTGACAGATCCCGAAATTCCGCCGAATCAAGGCTGTTATGACCCGATTTCCGTCGCGGTTCCCGAAGGCTCGCTGTTGAATCCCCGTGTCCCCGCGGCAGTCGTCGGCGGCAACGTCGAAACAAGCCAGCGGGTAACCGACGTGGTGTTCACCGCGTTCGCGGAGGCGGCCCCAGACCGAGTGCCCGCGCAGGGGCAGGGGACGATGAACAACCTCACAATCGGCAGTCGAGACGGCGGCGAGGACGGCTTTACCTACTACGAAACCATCGCTGGCGGGTTCGGCGGCAGGCCGACCAAGGACGGCATGGACGGGGTACAGGTCGGAATGACCAACACGCTGAACACGCCCGTCGAGGCGATGGAAGCCGAATACCCCCTGTTCGTGGAGGAGTACGGACTCCGCCAAAACAGCGGCGGGCGCGGCGAACACCGGGGCGGCCTCGGCGTCGTTCGTTCCGTGACGGTGGAATCGGACGCAACGGTGTCCCTACTGACCGAACGCCGCCGAGTCGCCCCGCGAGGTATCGCGGGCGGCGAGGACGGCGAACCCGGCGAAAACCGCATTTCGGGCGAACTCGTTCCGGCGAAGACGACGCGAGACGTTCCCGCCGAAACGACGATTACGGTCGCCACGCCGGGCGGCGGGGGTCACGGACTCGCCGAGAAACGCGACCCGGAAGAAATTGAACGTGACCGCAAGGACGGGAAAATGGAGTGGGACGAATGAGCGAAAATCGGGCACGGAGGTGCCGATAATGTTCGGTTGGCGCGCCCGCCTCGGCGTCATCGTCCCGTCCTCGAACACGACGGTCGAGGGCGAGTTCCGGCGGGCGCTCCCCGACGGCGTGAGCCTTCACGCAGCGCGAATGCCGCTCGAATCGGTAACCGTCGAGGAACTGGATTCGATGGCGGACGACGCCGTTGCCTGCGCGGAGCGACTGGCCCACGCGAACGTGGATGTCGTGGCCTACGCCTGCACGACCGGAAGCCTCCTGCACGGGAAGGGGTTCGACAGCGACCTCGAAACGTCGCTGTCGGAGACAACGGGCGTTCCCGCCGTAGCAACTGCCCTCTCGGTCAAACGCGCGCTGAAGGCACTCGACGCGAAACGAATCGCGGTCGTCACGCCGTACACCGACGAACTGAACGACCGAGAGGAATCCTATTTGAACGACGCCGGATTCGACGTGGTGGAACTGGACGGGCGCGGCATCGAGGCGAACACCGGGATCGGGTCGCTGCGGCCCGAAGACGCCTATCGGCAGGTTCGGGAAGTCATTGCGGAACTCGACGCCGAATCGGCGTCGAGTTCCCCGTCTACGTCGGCGAGCGATTCGAAATCGCTCGCCAACGCCGTAGACGCCGTGTTCGTCTCCTGTACGAACTACCGGACGTTCCCGGCGGTAGAGCCGCTCGAATCCGACCTCGGGATTCCGGTCGTGACGAGCAATCAAGCGACGCTCTGGGACGCGCTTCGGCGACCCGGCGTTGCCGGAAGCACGCCGGGTCGCTTGGGCCAGAAAGGCTGATCGGAAAGGGCTGATTGAGACGGTGTTATCGCTTTTTGACCGCGCTCATTTCGGCGGGCGCAGTCGGTAGTACCGCCGGTTGAGTTCGAACATGTACCCCTCGCGCATCGCCTTGAGAATCGCGTAGGTCATGAACCCGCCGACGAACGGCAGGAGGAACGTGAGGTCGAAGAGCAGGTTCGCGTCGATTGGAACGAGGTTCTGCACCGCGAAGGCGCTAATCGTGGTGGCGAAAATGACGCCGAACACGCCGACAGCGGCCCAAAACGGTTCTTCGACCGGCCGCCGGGCGCTCCCCTTGTTCAGGAACGGCACGATGGCGATGACGCCGACCACGACGATGTTGGCGATGACGCCGTAGGTTCGGTCGGCCATGAGTTTGTCGCCGCCGAGGATGGACAGTTCCGGGTTCAGTGGCCCAAGTTTTAGCAAGCCGAACGACCAGTACAGATACCAGTCAGGGAGGATGATGAGCGGCGTCGAACTCGGGTCGGCCGGCGGGCCGAGATGCGGCGGCAGTGTCGCCGAGAGGAGCAGAATCATTCCGACGAAAAAGCTCACGATGGAGAGGTTGCGAATCATCTCGTGGGGCCACGTCGGGAACGCGAGCACGTCGCGTTCGACGTAACTGGATTCCTCTCGCAACTGTTGGTCTTCGTAGCGCGCGCGTTCGAAATACTCGTAAGTCAGTCGGGCAAGTCCCTGCGTTCGCTGTTTTCGTTCGAGCCACGTCGGCGATTCGTCGTCCGGCGGGACGATGAGTGAACCGTCTGTGCGTAGCTCCTCGTTTGTGTCGTTTGAATCCCCCATGCTAACATCCCCCACTCAGTCCGTACTAGGTCTGGGTCGCTGTTCGGGCATGAATCTTTTCGAGAAATGCTCCGTACCGCACGATTATCTCAATCGCTGTGGCTGTGATTGCAGCGTTCCGAGCGGATTTTTCGCGTTCTACCGAGAGCTAACCACCGCGACCGAGCAGGGCGCGTTTTTCAGCACGTATTCGACGTGATAGCCGAAAAACGCACGCCGCGAGAGCGACCGCAGTTCGCTTCCGAGCACGATGAGGTCGATCTCGTTCGTCGTCGCCCGGTCGATGACCGCACGTTCCGGATTGTCGTCCGCGAGAACGTCGGTCAACACGTTCGCACCGAGTTGTCGGCCGAGCGCCGCCTCCCTGTCAACGATTTCCGCACCGATTTCGGCCGCTTCGGACACGTCCGCCTCGCCGACGAACAGTTCGTGGAGTCGCCTGAGGTCGATGACGTGAACGACTTCGACCAGTGCGTTGCAGTCGAGCGCGATTTCGAAGGCGATTTCGGCGGCGTGACGGCTGTACTCGGTTCCGACC belongs to Haladaptatus cibarius D43 and includes:
- a CDS encoding Nramp family divalent metal transporter; this encodes MNIIGKLQSIGPGAMVAAAFIGPGTVTTASVTGAEFGYALVWTIVFSIVATIVLQEMSARLGVVSRNGLGEALKEQFDNPVLSTVSIALVVSAIGVGTAAYETGNILGGAAGLAGITGISANIWGPLMGLCAGVLLWTGRYKLIEKALVGLVAIMAVAFVVNAILIDPDLNALAMGFVPSVPEGSIFLITGLIGTTVVGYNLFLHAGSVQERWAGPNELGESRADTILSIFIGGGITIAILVTAAAAFPAGTEISDVSRMAEQIEPLAGTQATVLFSIGLFAAGFTSATTAPLAGAYATAGALGWDTDLKSTKFRAVWGSILLIGIVFSALGLKPVEAIVFAQVANGILLPIVAVFLIYVMNDRDILGEYVNSTAQNVIGVVVTLVVVWLGLRSLYGVGQSLGVF
- a CDS encoding maleate cis-trans isomerase family protein; its protein translation is MFGWRARLGVIVPSSNTTVEGEFRRALPDGVSLHAARMPLESVTVEELDSMADDAVACAERLAHANVDVVAYACTTGSLLHGKGFDSDLETSLSETTGVPAVATALSVKRALKALDAKRIAVVTPYTDELNDREESYLNDAGFDVVELDGRGIEANTGIGSLRPEDAYRQVREVIAELDAESASSSPSTSASDSKSLANAVDAVFVSCTNYRTFPAVEPLESDLGIPVVTSNQATLWDALRRPGVAGSTPGRLGQKG
- a CDS encoding hydantoinase/oxoprolinase family protein: MAGNTRVGVDVGGTFTDVVLLPPDDELVTAKVPSTDDQSVGVISGIEKACEEAGMDPRDVDAFTHAMTVSVNALLEENGAKTALVTTEGFRDVLEIGRQARPDLYDVNVDKPGPLVPRRRRFEVSERTAIDGVRVAPDEDEVRQVAENIRDCGAESVAVAFLHAYQHPENEQAITDVLREELDIPVSASHEVLAEFREYERTSTTVVDAYVTPAIDAYIGRLEERAETLGVPVPRIMQANGGIAPAKTVREHAVTTTMSGPAGGVVGAAETANQRTLDGLVTFDMGGTSSDVSLVRDGEVERTTNAEINGRPIKTPMVDVNTVGAGGGSIAWVDAGGALRVGPQSSGANPGPACYGRGGTKPTVTDANVVLGYIGGSSALGGELELDEEAAHDALSRLADEAGLDSALDAARGVFRVANANMTRAIRAVTVERGHDPRGFGLVAFGGAGPMHAAALADGLDMDSVVVPHACGVLSAYGLLAADEKHDSVRTLRSQLSGITLESVESTYDELTADVLSDVENPNDAVVQRAADLRYVGQSFELTVPVGESFDAEAVAERFREAHENAYGYTMDDPIELVNLRATAVVERESLSVSYRTAGEARNGTREVFFGDEFHETAVFDRVGLEEGTTIDGPAILEQNESTVVVPPAWSGTVQADGTLVLSGGEDE
- a CDS encoding ribbon-helix-helix protein, CopG family, with translation MTNRITVSLDDDAQTALDNLVNQTGKAQSELVRQALTFYAANYDAATADAGENLEAYHQMLSSGEHVLLDVDFLHCFLDYVEDETGEPNRAFLEQADKVSEYHAREYVNRFDSLGELLDWLSLCGFLTVRATEGDTYHVVFPTESVKWFMMRFIELSTARLPFELEIEEGVSKVLITEVRDD
- a CDS encoding cytochrome b family protein, which gives rise to MGDSNDTNEELRTDGSLIVPPDDESPTWLERKQRTQGLARLTYEYFERARYEDQQLREESSYVERDVLAFPTWPHEMIRNLSIVSFFVGMILLLSATLPPHLGPPADPSSTPLIILPDWYLYWSFGLLKLGPLNPELSILGGDKLMADRTYGVIANIVVVGVIAIVPFLNKGSARRPVEEPFWAAVGVFGVIFATTISAFAVQNLVPIDANLLFDLTFLLPFVGGFMTYAILKAMREGYMFELNRRYYRLRPPK
- a CDS encoding hydantoinase B/oxoprolinase family protein, which codes for MSERESTEDIDPVTLEIMRNQFEGVAEEMGQVLITSSYSPNIKERRDCSTALFDESGRLVAQAEHIPVHLGAMPAAVTTVLEYDPKPGDVFVLNDPFEGGTHLPDVTMVSPIAIDGEILGYAVSRAHHADVGGMTPGSMPAGAREIYQEGIRLPPVRLVKSGDVNDDVMSLLLANVRNPGERKADIRAQIAANERAEKRLGDLVEEHGKGRVVAAFSAVMNYSRDRISAELADLPDGEFHARDVMEGDGVTDHEIPIEVAVTVDGDRIEVDFAGTAEQVAGNVNAPLAVAKSAVYFVIRCVTDPEIPPNQGCYDPISVAVPEGSLLNPRVPAAVVGGNVETSQRVTDVVFTAFAEAAPDRVPAQGQGTMNNLTIGSRDGGEDGFTYYETIAGGFGGRPTKDGMDGVQVGMTNTLNTPVEAMEAEYPLFVEEYGLRQNSGGRGEHRGGLGVVRSVTVESDATVSLLTERRRVAPRGIAGGEDGEPGENRISGELVPAKTTRDVPAETTITVATPGGGGHGLAEKRDPEEIERDRKDGKMEWDE